One window from the genome of Pyrobaculum ferrireducens encodes:
- a CDS encoding FAD-binding oxidoreductase, which produces MEFLRKEFGERFIEDGVTARLYVRDASFMEFSESIAGVVFPVDEEEVVKLVRWAARNKVPLFPQGSATSLSGNASATAKGVVVSFEKMDKVEVDPVDGVAVVGPGVRLEELNVELARYGLFFPVDPGSVKSATVGGAIANGAGGMRGAKYGTMKDWVLGLRVVTGRGDLLRVGCRTYKCRNGYDLVRLFVGSEGTLGLVTEAILKLAPVPESAVAVLAYYDDLETLVEDVVRVRAGRLWPLFAEFLDAPTSAVVGLESRNALFLGVDVNGGAEERALRRLESLVRGEVAQRALDWGNAMKLLEPRRRLFYGQISTAQRDGGVLVIEDVAVPISKLPEAVRGLKKLAERHGLPLLLGGHIGDGNLHPATWYRRGEGPGRVEKFLRDMAELVVKLNGTVSAEHGIGVLKKDLIKMELGEEALNYMRELKRVFDPYNILNPGKIL; this is translated from the coding sequence GTGGAGTTTTTGAGGAAGGAGTTTGGGGAGAGGTTTATCGAGGACGGGGTGACGGCGCGTCTGTACGTACGCGACGCCTCTTTTATGGAGTTTTCCGAGTCCATCGCCGGGGTTGTCTTCCCCGTCGACGAGGAGGAGGTGGTTAAACTGGTGCGCTGGGCGGCGAGAAACAAGGTGCCTCTGTTCCCCCAGGGGAGCGCCACCAGCCTTTCTGGTAACGCCTCGGCCACTGCGAAGGGCGTTGTGGTGAGCTTCGAGAAGATGGATAAGGTTGAGGTGGACCCGGTGGACGGCGTCGCGGTGGTGGGGCCTGGGGTGAGGCTGGAGGAGCTGAACGTGGAGCTGGCGAGATACGGCCTCTTCTTCCCGGTGGACCCCGGCTCGGTGAAGAGCGCGACGGTGGGCGGCGCCATAGCCAACGGGGCGGGGGGAATGAGGGGGGCCAAGTACGGCACCATGAAGGACTGGGTGCTGGGGCTGAGGGTGGTGACGGGCAGGGGGGACCTCTTGAGGGTTGGCTGCAGGACGTATAAGTGCCGCAACGGCTACGACTTGGTGAGGCTTTTCGTGGGTAGCGAGGGGACTCTCGGCCTCGTTACGGAGGCGATCCTCAAGCTGGCGCCGGTGCCGGAGTCCGCCGTGGCTGTGCTGGCCTACTACGACGACCTCGAGACTTTGGTGGAGGACGTGGTTAGGGTGAGGGCAGGGAGGCTGTGGCCGCTGTTCGCCGAGTTCCTCGACGCCCCCACCTCGGCCGTCGTGGGGCTGGAGAGTAGGAACGCCCTGTTCCTCGGGGTGGACGTCAATGGAGGCGCCGAGGAGAGGGCCTTGAGGAGGTTGGAGTCTCTGGTCAGGGGCGAGGTGGCGCAGAGGGCACTGGACTGGGGCAACGCCATGAAGCTACTAGAGCCGAGGAGGAGGCTCTTCTACGGCCAGATATCCACCGCCCAGAGAGACGGCGGGGTGCTTGTAATTGAGGACGTGGCCGTCCCAATTTCGAAGCTTCCCGAGGCTGTGCGCGGGTTGAAGAAGTTGGCGGAGAGACACGGCCTGCCGCTACTGCTAGGCGGACACATAGGCGACGGCAACCTGCACCCAGCCACTTGGTACAGGAGGGGGGAGGGGCCTGGGAGAGTTGAGAAATTCCTCAGAGACATGGCGGAGCTCGTGGTGAAGCTAAACGGGACTGTGTCGGCTGAGCACGGAATCGGCGTCCTCAAGAAAGACCTTATAAAAATGGAGCTGGGAGAGGAGGCGCTTAACTACATGAGGGAGCTGAAGAGAGTTTTCGATCCCTACAACATACTCAACCCCGGGAAGATTTTGTAG
- a CDS encoding DUF58 domain-containing protein yields MARNLLAAAAVLITAGLALANTDLALLSLIPLFAYGVNAALDPPKVSASRRRVGSEVEVVVEADRRPGVLYIYDAAPIDAPVEAPRWRVFKPPFKRVVRLRYRLTERSQPLPLVVVSYNPVFTRRRDVVYVEDRRPAANPAQRGRGVEEFVEVRQYQPGDPMKLINWKASAKTGELYVNVRTGPELRNAVVVVDARRLRSLVAAEAARAAEILSEKGFEVTYYVLGHGPATSLPGDFTPTCGGNPPCGDVTVYVGSLSDVCIVMNCRPMYYVDVAGANALVALRRLALYKRLRGSGAVVLRGAEALRKAL; encoded by the coding sequence GTGGCTAGGAATCTGCTGGCGGCGGCCGCGGTGTTGATAACGGCGGGCCTAGCGCTGGCTAATACAGACCTGGCCCTCCTCTCCCTCATCCCGCTATTCGCCTACGGCGTAAACGCGGCGCTTGACCCCCCGAAGGTGTCTGCGTCGAGGAGGCGGGTCGGTAGCGAGGTGGAGGTGGTGGTGGAGGCGGACAGGCGCCCCGGGGTCCTCTACATATACGACGCGGCGCCAATCGACGCCCCCGTGGAGGCGCCTCGGTGGAGAGTTTTCAAACCCCCCTTCAAGAGGGTGGTGAGGCTGAGGTACCGCCTGACGGAGAGGTCTCAACCCCTCCCCCTGGTGGTTGTGTCGTACAACCCCGTATTCACAAGGAGGAGGGACGTGGTGTATGTAGAGGATCGGCGCCCCGCCGCGAACCCCGCACAGCGGGGACGCGGCGTCGAGGAGTTTGTGGAGGTGAGGCAGTACCAGCCGGGGGACCCGATGAAGCTTATCAACTGGAAGGCTTCTGCAAAAACCGGGGAGCTCTATGTAAATGTGCGCACGGGCCCCGAGCTGAGAAACGCGGTGGTGGTGGTAGACGCGAGGCGCCTCCGCTCCCTAGTCGCGGCCGAGGCGGCCAGAGCCGCCGAGATACTCTCAGAGAAGGGTTTTGAGGTGACTTACTACGTCCTGGGACACGGCCCGGCCACCTCGCTACCCGGCGACTTCACGCCTACATGCGGCGGCAACCCGCCGTGCGGCGACGTGACTGTGTACGTCGGCTCGCTGTCCGACGTATGCATCGTCATGAACTGCAGGCCTATGTACTACGTCGACGTCGCGGGGGCCAACGCCTTGGTCGCCCTGAGGAGGCTCGCCCTCTACAAGAGGCTTAGAGGCTCCGGCGCAGTAGTCCTGAGAGGCGCCGAGGCCCTCAGGAAGGCGCTATGA
- a CDS encoding AAA family ATPase, producing MRRVVEVLSSFYVAPRQTLELILAAVIARGHILFNDPPGLGKTTLAKLVARALGLAFKRIQFTPDMLPSDVIGVNVWRPHEGRFEFVRGPVFTNVLLADEINRAPPKTQAALLEAMEERQVTVDGVTYRLEEPFIVLATQNPVEFRGVYPLPEAQLDRFLIQLSVGYPGPAEEAEILKRRLSWRGDDPSVYVKPVTTREEVMQWAQYAEAVYVDEAVVQYIVKISQSLRTHPLNTYGPSPRGSIALMKMARALALLDGRNYVTPDDVKKAAAAALAHRIAPKEGDPRDLVREVLDKTPIPYK from the coding sequence GTGAGGAGGGTGGTGGAGGTGCTGTCTAGCTTCTACGTGGCGCCGAGACAGACGCTGGAGCTCATCCTCGCCGCGGTGATCGCCAGGGGGCACATACTCTTCAACGACCCCCCTGGGCTGGGGAAGACCACCCTGGCTAAGCTGGTGGCGAGGGCCCTCGGCCTCGCCTTCAAGAGGATACAGTTCACGCCAGACATGTTGCCCAGCGACGTCATCGGCGTAAACGTGTGGAGGCCCCACGAGGGGAGGTTCGAGTTTGTGAGGGGGCCCGTATTCACCAACGTCCTCCTCGCCGACGAGATAAACAGGGCGCCTCCGAAGACCCAGGCGGCCCTCCTAGAGGCCATGGAGGAGAGGCAGGTGACGGTGGACGGCGTGACCTACAGGCTGGAGGAGCCCTTCATCGTCCTGGCCACCCAGAACCCGGTGGAGTTCCGCGGCGTCTACCCATTGCCAGAGGCCCAGCTCGACAGGTTCCTAATACAGCTCTCGGTGGGCTACCCCGGTCCGGCCGAGGAGGCGGAGATTTTAAAACGCCGCCTCTCATGGCGCGGCGACGACCCCTCTGTGTATGTAAAGCCGGTGACCACCAGGGAGGAGGTTATGCAGTGGGCGCAGTACGCCGAGGCTGTGTACGTCGACGAGGCGGTGGTCCAGTACATTGTGAAGATTTCGCAGAGCCTCAGAACCCACCCCCTCAACACCTACGGCCCCAGCCCCCGGGGCTCCATAGCTTTGATGAAGATGGCGAGGGCCCTGGCCCTCCTCGACGGGAGAAACTACGTCACGCCCGACGACGTCAAGAAGGCGGCGGCGGCCGCGCTGGCCCACAGAATAGCGCCGAAGGAGGGGGACCCCAGAGACCTCGTGAGAGAGGTTCTGGACAAGACCCCGATACCCTACAAGTAG
- a CDS encoding DUF4129 domain-containing transglutaminase family protein: protein MRWVLAVVGVLLAAVGLTSLIHPAYAPGRAPPFGQGGFAAPQPPVVSVSGGLYFKAYIEARGAGGEMYLRCYVFDTYAGGLWSWSGQGGRAFGDGVVTVGAGPLRLGGELNLSGPLMGSCVPVASPPVDGLAIGSFREVAPGARLSADIEGLYVSLAGGSPRYVASYIGQGTAVEKPDGRYLQVPPELRPVLEKIVANVTAGCRDAACAASRIKEYLTTGFKYDGTMDALWPEIPPGADPVLWFLTEGRRGVCIHFASAFVLLARAAGVPARLVIGYLSDGPVPQEWSVKAFSPHAWAEYYVEGVGWVGVEATPGGGVQIPVAPPIPLTALPPQPSPPQTPDLPAPPSPALPTWLFIAVASAAAAASLAVFASRRYVTLGLGEEFVVRGPPWFSVYVNKRRVGRPPVRLVFDKPGLYLVRAGPVIYLVRVLDYKRLAGAIYLRVLRRLGLPPTVTPRELAAIRPEYGEFALIFERIRFGPSAGRGDVERLRRAL from the coding sequence GTGAGGTGGGTACTCGCCGTAGTCGGAGTCCTCCTCGCCGCGGTGGGGTTGACATCCCTAATCCACCCCGCCTACGCGCCCGGCCGGGCCCCCCCGTTTGGCCAGGGCGGCTTCGCGGCGCCGCAGCCCCCGGTCGTCAGCGTGTCGGGCGGGCTGTACTTCAAGGCATACATAGAGGCGAGGGGGGCGGGGGGCGAGATGTACCTCAGGTGCTACGTCTTCGACACATACGCGGGGGGTTTGTGGAGCTGGTCGGGGCAGGGCGGCCGCGCCTTCGGCGACGGGGTGGTGACCGTGGGGGCCGGGCCGCTTAGGCTCGGCGGCGAGCTGAACCTCTCCGGGCCACTCATGGGGAGCTGCGTCCCGGTGGCGTCTCCCCCAGTGGACGGCTTGGCCATCGGCTCTTTTAGGGAGGTGGCGCCGGGGGCCAGGCTTTCTGCAGACATAGAGGGCCTCTACGTCTCGCTGGCGGGTGGCTCGCCTAGATACGTGGCCTCGTACATAGGCCAAGGCACTGCCGTGGAGAAGCCGGACGGGCGCTATCTGCAGGTGCCGCCGGAGCTGAGGCCCGTCCTTGAGAAGATCGTCGCCAACGTGACCGCCGGGTGCCGCGACGCCGCCTGCGCGGCGTCGCGGATTAAGGAGTACCTCACCACCGGCTTTAAATACGACGGCACAATGGACGCCTTGTGGCCGGAGATCCCACCCGGGGCCGACCCCGTGCTGTGGTTCCTCACCGAGGGGAGGCGGGGGGTTTGTATACACTTCGCCTCGGCCTTCGTGTTGCTGGCCCGAGCCGCCGGCGTCCCCGCCCGCCTCGTGATCGGCTACCTGTCCGACGGCCCCGTCCCCCAGGAGTGGTCAGTCAAGGCCTTCAGCCCCCACGCCTGGGCGGAGTACTACGTGGAGGGGGTGGGCTGGGTGGGCGTCGAGGCGACCCCTGGCGGAGGGGTGCAGATCCCCGTCGCGCCCCCGATACCCCTCACCGCTCTGCCTCCGCAACCCAGCCCACCGCAGACCCCCGACCTCCCCGCGCCCCCCTCTCCGGCTTTGCCCACCTGGCTTTTTATAGCGGTTGCCTCTGCCGCCGCCGCGGCGTCGCTGGCCGTGTTTGCCTCTCGTAGGTACGTCACCTTGGGCCTCGGCGAGGAGTTCGTGGTGAGGGGGCCGCCGTGGTTTTCGGTATATGTAAACAAGAGGCGTGTGGGCAGGCCGCCGGTGAGGCTGGTGTTTGACAAGCCTGGCCTCTACCTGGTGAGGGCAGGACCCGTGATCTACCTGGTGAGGGTGCTGGACTACAAGAGGCTGGCGGGGGCTATCTATCTTAGGGTGTTGAGGAGGCTGGGTCTGCCGCCTACGGTGACGCCGAGGGAGCTCGCCGCCATTAGGCCGGAGTACGGGGAGTTTGCCCTCATCTTTGAGAGAATTAGGTTTGGCCCCTCCGCGGGGAGGGGTGACGTGGAGAGGCTGAGGAGGGCGTTATGA
- a CDS encoding helix-turn-helix domain-containing protein produces the protein MGSRDPKEAILDILRREGPVPIYRLAKELGLSYGAVQWYVFSLERDGVVETVKIGKRRYVALKATDWMGNVRVSDVLEDFLLTLSAFGVKPDMTVGEALGVLERKAPHIAELLRKMMGKS, from the coding sequence GTGGGGAGTAGGGACCCCAAGGAGGCTATTTTGGATATTCTGCGCCGCGAGGGCCCTGTGCCCATATACAGGCTGGCGAAGGAGCTGGGGCTTTCGTACGGCGCTGTGCAGTGGTACGTCTTTTCTCTGGAGCGGGACGGCGTCGTCGAGACTGTTAAGATAGGTAAGAGGCGCTACGTGGCGCTGAAGGCCACGGACTGGATGGGCAACGTGAGGGTTTCCGACGTCCTTGAGGACTTCCTCCTCACCCTCTCGGCTTTTGGAGTGAAGCCTGATATGACCGTCGGCGAGGCCCTTGGGGTTCTAGAGAGGAAGGCTCCCCACATCGCCGAACTTTTGAGAAAGATGATGGGCAAATCGTGA
- a CDS encoding RAD55 family ATPase: MKDFFQGFTLVYGPPGSGKTSLALYAAAQMGGRVLYVGFYETGDKVRGKIEGLGLDSSRFVVLDYVSISDADLLLNGVVEQYVKVSPDVVILDGINALPQSREAASSMYRLFSGPVIAIGEEGVGGSHFAYMADALLEVAQFFHRGARYRRIRVVKTRLGPAPGAEFYFTISRRGVRIIRRWSQSELGDRSVAVASGRRVVFAEDVAKSLAELMPRVRRPGLLNNSRVATFICEHPKCLRISAGYLCDYMDNVRVGVLSTSRFIGLVARQMGCDVEEVVVPASALAEDYVLEEAVEKLAGAPVVSLYGLEEVLAMYGPERVAYVLDFIQSALPGVAVLATFRGVEPTPELLNLFNTVWRYLPDRAVVVKSALGWPIHELKVVEEGGRIVFRA; the protein is encoded by the coding sequence ATGAAGGATTTCTTCCAGGGGTTTACCCTTGTCTACGGCCCGCCTGGCTCTGGGAAGACCTCTCTGGCTCTCTACGCCGCGGCTCAGATGGGTGGGCGGGTTTTGTACGTGGGTTTCTACGAGACGGGGGATAAGGTGCGGGGGAAGATAGAGGGGCTCGGCCTCGACTCCTCTAGGTTCGTGGTGCTGGACTACGTCTCGATTTCAGACGCCGACCTTCTGCTGAACGGCGTGGTGGAGCAGTACGTCAAGGTTTCTCCCGACGTGGTGATTCTCGACGGCATCAACGCGCTTCCGCAGAGCAGGGAGGCGGCGTCTTCCATGTACCGCCTCTTCAGCGGCCCGGTTATAGCCATCGGGGAGGAGGGCGTCGGGGGTTCCCACTTCGCCTACATGGCCGACGCCCTGCTGGAGGTGGCTCAGTTCTTCCACCGGGGGGCCCGCTACAGGCGGATTAGGGTTGTCAAGACTAGGCTGGGGCCGGCGCCGGGGGCGGAGTTCTACTTCACGATTTCTAGGAGGGGTGTGCGTATAATTAGGAGGTGGTCTCAGAGCGAGCTTGGGGATAGGTCTGTGGCTGTGGCGTCTGGGAGGAGGGTGGTGTTTGCGGAGGATGTGGCGAAGTCTCTTGCCGAGCTCATGCCTAGGGTTAGGCGGCCGGGGTTGTTGAATAATAGTAGGGTTGCCACGTTTATCTGTGAGCACCCCAAGTGTCTCAGGATCAGCGCGGGGTACCTCTGCGACTATATGGATAACGTGAGGGTGGGCGTCTTGTCCACGTCGCGTTTCATCGGCCTTGTGGCGAGGCAAATGGGTTGCGATGTGGAGGAGGTGGTGGTGCCCGCGTCGGCGCTGGCGGAGGACTACGTCTTGGAGGAGGCGGTGGAGAAGTTGGCAGGGGCGCCGGTGGTTTCGCTGTACGGCTTGGAGGAGGTGCTGGCGATGTACGGCCCCGAGAGGGTGGCCTACGTCCTCGATTTTATCCAAAGCGCTTTGCCGGGGGTGGCTGTGCTGGCCACCTTTAGGGGCGTGGAGCCGACTCCGGAGTTGCTCAACTTGTTCAACACTGTGTGGAGGTACCTCCCCGACCGCGCCGTCGTGGTGAAGTCGGCGCTTGGGTGGCCCATCCACGAGCTTAAGGTGGTGGAGGAGGGGGGGAGGATCGTGTTTAGGGCGTAG
- a CDS encoding RAD55 family ATPase, protein MFEIAEVGTRGMTLIYGPPGSGKTSIAMRLASKIDGKVLWISTAEGPDLLTETAKRLAVDPSKFNFLDFPRAFQKDIARYILDHVPSYSALVIDSVEGVAGRQNIDVVTHSVLYQVAKEKPVILVAEEETPRVAYVADHVIHVWYRINSLGHIVRYIQLEKSRTRPPSPRYMFEIIEGAGIMYIYPTPARGKGEVIEDEKLGITAPRRSIICIHSEKVKNIVDLLSKIKDRSIFLKVSYWTSFHGLEIKEDQIQIVRIFHDIYKLIYDLATNGPKASYLVVGGLLNMSEEDRKEYLLTLGIALNFVDFLLLVDVGSKEETDRLKKYCEDIIEV, encoded by the coding sequence GTGTTTGAAATAGCAGAAGTCGGCACGCGCGGCATGACTCTGATATATGGGCCGCCAGGTTCGGGAAAGACCTCAATCGCCATGCGCCTAGCCAGCAAAATAGACGGCAAAGTGCTCTGGATATCAACCGCGGAGGGCCCCGACCTCCTAACAGAAACCGCCAAGAGGCTGGCGGTAGACCCCTCCAAATTCAACTTCCTAGACTTCCCCCGCGCCTTCCAAAAAGACATAGCCCGCTACATCCTAGACCACGTACCCAGCTACAGCGCCTTGGTAATAGACTCAGTGGAGGGCGTCGCCGGCCGGCAGAACATAGACGTCGTCACCCACTCAGTCCTATATCAAGTAGCGAAGGAGAAGCCAGTCATCCTAGTCGCAGAAGAGGAGACACCCCGAGTGGCATACGTGGCAGACCACGTAATACACGTGTGGTACAGGATAAACAGCCTAGGCCACATAGTCAGATACATACAGCTAGAAAAATCAAGAACACGACCACCAAGCCCCCGCTACATGTTCGAAATAATTGAGGGAGCAGGCATAATGTACATATACCCCACCCCCGCAAGAGGAAAAGGCGAAGTGATCGAAGACGAGAAGCTAGGCATCACGGCGCCACGCCGAAGCATAATATGCATACACTCAGAGAAAGTAAAGAATATTGTGGATCTTCTTTCTAAAATAAAAGATAGGTCGATATTTTTAAAGGTAAGCTATTGGACATCATTCCACGGACTAGAAATAAAGGAAGATCAGATACAGATTGTAAGGATATTTCACGATATTTACAAATTAATTTATGACCTAGCCACTAACGGCCCAAAAGCAAGCTACCTAGTAGTGGGAGGTCTCCTCAACATGTCAGAAGAAGACCGCAAAGAGTATCTTCTCACCCTAGGTATAGCACTGAACTTTGTGGACTTCCTACTGCTTGTAGATGTGGGATCAAAAGAAGAGACAGATCGTCTTAAAAAATACTGTGAGGATATTATTGAAGTTTAG
- a CDS encoding TatD family hydrolase: MEFGVFDNHAHGNEYLGIGAVEVVRRFRAAGGSGIIFVSLLTWSIGGRPGDRYWVVKLYDHTVRNVEVARGAGLVSGAVVGVHPAECVKLLEAGWAPGEVEEFMRWAADLAARYVEEGRAVGLGEFGRPHWPVPREVRELCDRVVLYVLQRARDVDAAVHLHLEREGQATVDSVARLAAEAGVDPRRVVMHHIEGALAGYAHARGLSPSVPMGRRGEFEEALKAGPVFVVESDYIDDRSRPGAVIPPWTLASKLRQYVSKGVLSADDMYKICVENVRSIYRWRLPL, translated from the coding sequence ATGGAGTTTGGGGTTTTTGACAACCATGCTCATGGTAATGAGTATTTGGGTATTGGTGCTGTTGAGGTGGTGAGGAGGTTTAGGGCGGCTGGGGGGAGCGGCATAATATTTGTCTCGCTTCTCACGTGGTCTATCGGTGGGAGGCCGGGGGACAGGTACTGGGTTGTGAAGCTGTACGACCACACTGTGAGGAACGTGGAGGTGGCTCGGGGGGCTGGGCTGGTGTCGGGGGCCGTGGTTGGGGTGCACCCCGCCGAGTGTGTGAAGCTTCTGGAGGCTGGGTGGGCGCCGGGGGAGGTGGAGGAGTTTATGCGGTGGGCCGCCGACCTCGCGGCTAGGTACGTGGAGGAGGGGAGGGCGGTGGGGCTGGGGGAGTTTGGGAGGCCTCACTGGCCCGTGCCGCGGGAGGTGAGGGAGCTCTGCGACAGGGTTGTCCTCTATGTGTTGCAGAGGGCTAGGGACGTCGACGCGGCTGTCCACCTCCACCTGGAGCGGGAGGGCCAGGCCACTGTGGACTCGGTGGCGCGCCTCGCGGCGGAGGCAGGGGTCGATCCCAGGCGGGTGGTTATGCACCACATAGAGGGGGCCTTGGCGGGGTACGCCCACGCCAGGGGCCTCTCGCCGTCCGTGCCCATGGGCCGCAGGGGGGAGTTCGAAGAGGCGCTTAAGGCTGGCCCCGTGTTTGTGGTGGAGAGCGACTACATAGACGACAGGTCTAGGCCGGGGGCTGTGATTCCGCCGTGGACCCTGGCCTCGAAGCTTAGGCAGTATGTATCGAAGGGGGTCCTCTCGGCGGACGATATGTACAAGATATGCGTAGAAAACGTGAGGAGTATATACAGATGGAGGCTCCCTCTATAG